ACAAATTACAGATTGCAAAAAAAGTGAATAGTTATTGGAGAAGAATTTTAGCAGTTCAATATGAATTGATGGCATTCTTCTAAGCCCCTCATTGCTTATTGATAAAGGTTTATTTTAGATATCCAGTGATACcatcacttttaaaatgtttaattgcaggataattgctttacaatataattggcttccctgatagctcagttggtaaagaatctacttgcaaggcaggagaccctggtttgattcctgggttgggaagatcccctggagaaggaataggctacccactcctgtattcctgggcttcccttgtggctcagctggtaaagaatttgcctgcaatgcaggagacctgggttcgatccctgggttgggaagatactttGGAGAaaagaacagctacccactgcagtattctggcctggagaattccatggactgtttagtccatgggatcgcagtcAGACGctgctgagtgactttcacttcactattggtagtttctgccatacatcaacatgaatcagccatgggcatTCATCTGggtgagctccctgcatcacagAGCAAATTCCCtctggctctctattttacatatagtaatgcaCATGTTTTGGTGTTACTCTTTCAGttgctcttctctctccttcccctactgtgtccacaagtctgttctctatgtctgcgtctccacTGCTGTCCTGCAAAGAGGTTCGTCggtgccatctttctagattccatgtatatgtattcatatacaatctttgtttttctctttctgacttacttcactctgtataataggttctaggttcatccacctcattagaactgactcaaatgcattccttttaacagctgattaatattccagtttatatatgtaccacaacctctttatccattcatctgtccgtggacatctaggttgcttccatgccccggctattgtaaacagtgctgcaatgaacattggggtacatgtgtctttttcagttatggttccctcagggtatatgctcagtagtgggattgttgggtctcACCATAACTTTTCAGTGATGTAATTGCAAGCCCCAATCCATTCACTTTAGTGATGTGTTCTTTTTTTGGGCCATGCCAAATGGCACCTGGGAACTaaggttccccaaccagggatcaaacctgtgtcccctgcagtggaagttcaaagtcttaaccactggaccaccagtgatgTGTTGTTAAAGCTAAAGTAATGTCTTCTGATTTGTCTTCTTTCTGAGCACATTTTCACATTTGGGTACATAGCTTGATTGCACAAAAGTTATATTACATATCTTAATTATGCAAAAAAGTCAACAGGGCAAATAAATAATGCTGGTGCAGAGAGAACAATTGGACTTGACCATGAGCCTGAAaactagtaaatatttattgagaatctaATTTGGTTGCAGGCACTGGGCTGGGCAGGTACAGGGACTGCAGTGGGGCATTAGACAGGTACTACTTACTGCTTTTGGACAGCAGCAGGGGCTTACCtggttttattgtgctttgctttcttgcttcacagatactgcatttttgaTAAATTAAAAGTTGGCAAACCTACCTCAAGCAAGTCTATCAGTTCTGCTTTTCCAACACTGTGTCTCTATCACATAATGGTAATTCtctcaatatttcaaactttttcattattatattggTTATGATGGTCTGTGGTTAGTGATCCTTGATGCTACGACTGCAAAAGGACAATGACTTGCTGAAGGCtaagatgatggttagcattttttagcaaaaatgtatttgttaattAAGGAATGCACATtggttttttagacataatgctactgCACACTTAATGGGCTAGTGCAGAGTACACATATAACTTTACATGTtttactgggaaaccaaaaaaatgtGTGTGGCTGGGTTTATTGTGGTGAACTGAAGCTGAACCTGCAGTATCTCCAGGTGTGTCTGCACCTACTAGTAGGGTGAATCAATTAGCGAAGAAACAAATAACTACACAAGATAATTCCAGATCAGGGTAAGTACAACGGAGGAAATAAGGTAAGGATGAAGCAACAGAGAAGGGCTTGAGGAGTGGGGACGTCTTCCATGTTGCGTATTCAGGAAAGGCCTCTCTCACAAGGTAGCATTTGAGCTGACCCTGAATGAGATCAGGGGCCAGCAAAGTAGAGAGTTAGGGGCAGAATATTCTAGACTATACCTGCTAGAAAAGTACATACTCCATCCTGATGTAGCGACATGCCTGGCACAGACAATAAAATAGCAAGTGTTAAGAATTGAGACCAGGTGGAGAAGTAGGTAGGAGCCAGACCATACAGAGATTTTAGCCCAGGATAAGGAATCTGGATTTTTTAAGTACAGTGGAAAGCACTGGGAATTTTAAAGCATGGGAACAATATGTGCATGTTTATAAGCTTTTACAGTTTCTTAGAATCATGAGTCTTTAGAACCTGAAGGTACTTTAGAGATTACTTGGTAAAGTTTTACTtacatattaagaaaaattaaatctcACAGGAGGTAGATGATGTATTTAAAGCCATACAGTCAGTAGATTTGCCCCAATTCTGGCTCCAGACCACTGTTCTTTCTGTTCTAGTACTTGGCCTTGCCATTGTAAGCCAGTACTAATGAGGAAGAATTTAGAACCTTCTTCTGAGTCTCTTTGAAAAACTGTTCTTAAGTTACAAGATGATCTATTAACAGGAATGCTGTAGTCATCAAGTTTTAAAACTAATTAATGCAAAGTCCTTGTTAATGTCCTGGGAAAAGTCAATACTAAATTGGGGTGTCGGTTGCACCATTGTCCCATGAACCCAATTATTTCATAGTAAGCTTGTCTACCTGTTCTCAAATCATCTAACATATAATCCTGGAATCCGAATTTTATAACTAAAGGGAATTCTGTGTTCATTTagtctactctttttttttttaaactcatttccattttttatttgatgtttcCAAATATAAAAAAAGTCAAGATTCTTACACCAATTATCTCAAATGAGACCATGCAAAGCAAAGTGTATACAACAATCATTTCCCCTTCAGTTCTGTGTGATTGACAGAAAATTGAATGGCATATGCCTGGTTGAAAAATTTCAccagtttacaaaaaaaaaaaaaaaccaccaacaaCCCAGCAACAAACATGCAAGCCAGTTGCTACTTTGTGTCTACAAGTTACTTTATAAACTTTTTTAATTAGGAGGCACAATGAACTGAAAATTTTAGCTGCCCAAATTTATCTTGCTACCCCACAGAAAGCACAGGTGACAGTCCCAACACTCTGTAAACTCTGGAGAGTTGAGCTAGTAGACACTATTGGTTATCTACAGTAGGGTCAGCTCTTGAGTCTGCAAAAGTCGGCTTTTTCTCTTAACAGAAATAAGTCTCCTTAGGGCCTTTCCTGTAGGAAATTTTGCTAGGCTGGGTTCCAAAAGAATAATGAAGTGTGAAATTTAAAGTGTGACAACTGAAGTATTTTGATGCCTTATACAAATTTTTCCTAGTTGCACAGACTAAAGACAGGTGGTCTGCTAAACAGCACTGAAGAACATCCTGACCCAGTGGTACTACTTACTCCAAATGTTTCTGACCAAAGAAAATTATACAACAATATTTATAGGCTCACTTTTAAGAAATGGGCTGACATTAATACTGTACATATTTTACATGTCAAATACATAGTCCAGGAGTTTCTAAAATAAGTTCATGCATTATTACTTCTAATAATATCATATACAAGATacccagcccccctcccccagtaTTTCTCACATTTCAGGTGGACACAAGTCTTATATACAAAAACAATCCAGTTCTCTCTGCTGCCTTAAGTATATAATTTAAAGAAACTTCAGAGATTACTGAGAAAAAACTACAAAGTGTCAATCTGTGggatttaaaatgtttccttaaaaaaaaaaaaaaaacacccagaataCATAACCTCtgtacaaagaaaaatataaaaattctagatGATCATGTTTGATCACATTACATAATTTAGGATGATATGTCATTGGTTAAGTTTTTTTACTTTACTCATTCCTTTGACAGCATTCATTTGTgaactaatatttatatttagttcAGCTGCATTTACGGCACAAGATCTCATTTTCAAAACAGTGGCACCAATTTTCCTTAAGTGTAACAGTATTCTATTTTTAGCAGCAATTATGTTTTAAAGGTTGACAATTTAGAGAACAAATGTGTAACTATGCTTACTTTCTACTTTATATTCACCAGTTATGATGTTTACAAAAAGCTAATGTCTACATATGGAATCATCTTTCACTTTACCCCACCTCATTTCTCGCTTGGTCAGCAAAGTACAGACAAGGTATTCATGTGTTTCTGTTAGGTGGGATTCTTGGATTTAAGTGAATATAAAGACAAGTGTAAGACAAATTCTTAGTCCAGGTATGTTCCAGAGCCCCAGTATTTAGTTACATAATACCTACTGACCAGCTATAAAAGATGAGATGTTCTAAGGTGCCTTAACAATCTAGGTCTGTAACAGCTGAACAAGGCCATTTCACTCAACTGTGATGCAGTCAGCATTGACTGGCCTTTACCAGCAAGTTTAACTGATGTCACTAAATTAGAAaaccaaatgtttttaaaattagtttacaCTGAGGGACGTATAGTTCTCATGTATTCTGTGTGAAGAGAGATTATGGATAAAGGGAACTGGCCATGGAGCATGTTAACTCAAATTCTAGGCGTACAGTTTTCATGATAAGATGTTATCTACTACATGCAATTTGCTTATAGTACCTGCCTAACAATCACTAGCTCTATAGAGTTCAACTTTGTCTTAAAGTGACTGTTGAGTCCCTTTACGGGAATTGGGCATATCAGGTGATGTAATACCACTTGTGAAAATTGAGACAAGTTGACAAATTCCTGAAAATAGGATCATATAGAAAAAACAGTCCAAATCTGGGATCTATGAATTAAAATTGTGATCCTATGAAACAAGTTTTTGGGTTCATGGACTGCTTTAATATCAAGAATTATTGTCATAAATTCCCAAAACAGAAGGATTTGTTGAGTATGTGAaaatgattttgtgtgtgtgtgtactttgtAAATGACAAAACAATTTGAGGGGGGAAAACATACCCACAAATAAGTTGATGTGACAAAACCCACAGACTAATGGCAAATGGACAAACACGGAAAAACAATATGCTGTGAAATGCCAACCAATATAACACGGTGGGTGGGTGGACTGGAGTAAGGGGGGTAGAGTTAAGGCAtctaaaaaaaattccacatggCTTTggcttattaaaatattttacactatcttttttttttttttttaagaagatttGAAAGCATCTAAAAAACAGGCAAATTATTTGAAAATCCTGCATGGCAAATTCAGACAGTTTGCAAGCGTCATTCAGATGTTTGTCAAGGATAATAAAGAAGCCTCTGCCCACAAGACTGCACAGGGTGGAAGAGGTCTTTCCGATTCTCTCTATCTTACACTAGACGGCAGCCCAGAGGTCCGTGCAGCAGTTACAAACAAGGTGTTACTGTCTGGAAGGGAAGGGACTGAAGAGTTTCCATTGGTGGGAGAACAACCCAGCTTTAGTTTTTCCAGATACTCTGCATGTACAGGCTTATGGCACTGGAGAACTTTGATGGCATCTTCTACTTTGAAccactctctcttccttcctaTATTAACAGAATCTTCCCAGTCTTCTAATATTTCAGTGACAGTAAGAACATACACGTATGTTCTGTGCTTTCGGTCTTGGTTCTCAAATATGCCCAGGAGTCTGCCCAATTTTCCTTTTACTCCAGCCTCTTCGTAAACCTCCCTTACAGCAGCGCCATCAGGCTCTTCCTCAGGCTCCATTCCTCCTCCTGGGACAATCCACTGGTCTGGATACCGACTGCTGCTCACCAACAGGACCTCGTCCTCCTGCTCGCTCCGGAAGCACAGGCACGCCGCccgcttcttcttcttctttttttttttttacgccGCCCGCTTCTTGAAGCCCTCGCGGTCATAGGTCCGCGTCTGGTTGGGCTTGAACTTCATCATAGAGGCGGGTtcttgctgccgctgctgcccGGGCCGCCGCCACCCCCCCGGGCAGTGGGGTCGAGGGCGAATCGGGGCGCAGGGAAGCGAGGAGGCGGCGCGGGGAAGGGCAGCGAGGCCGGGTCAGTCCCGGAGCAGACAACCGCTCCGACGCGGGGCAGAGCGCGAGCGTCGCTCACTGGAGCCCGGGTGCCGGGGGGGAAGCGCCGCCTCTGCTCGGGCGTCCGCCGCTCTCCATGGAGCCCGCCGCACGCTCGCCTCCGCTCCCTCCTGCTGCCGCCTTCGCTGCCGGAGAAAGCGAGGCTCCAGGCTCGCGCCACGAGGAGACAGTTGCAGGAACCGGCGCCGACTGGGCAGCAGCGCCGCGGCCTAGTCTACTCTTTTTAACAAAGAAATGGATTAACCTGTGTTCCTCTCTGAGCAcactaagtgatttttttttcctttttaataaaatatcatcTACCTATATACATATTACTTACATTGAAAATTTGAGTTTGGGATATGTTGGTGGTGGTA
The genomic region above belongs to Bos taurus isolate L1 Dominette 01449 registration number 42190680 breed Hereford chromosome 14, ARS-UCD2.0, whole genome shotgun sequence and contains:
- the LOC531462 gene encoding diphosphoinositol polyphosphate phosphohydrolase 2-like, giving the protein MEPEEEPDGAAVREVYEEAGVKGKLGRLLGIFENQDRKHRTYVYVLTVTEILEDWEDSVNIGRKREWFKVEDAIKVLQCHKPVHAEYLEKLKLGCSPTNGNSSVPSLPDSNTLFVTAARTSGLPSSVR